The genomic segment CAATTTTTTCGCGTGGATCAAACATTGAAACAAAATCCTCCCTTGGCGAACGACCGCCAGTAATTCAAACAGTATCGGCTTAGCGAATATCAGCGCTTCATACGGTACATTATTAAGCATTCATATAAGCGTCATAGTTCCGCCGTCCAGCCCCCCATGGAAATTATGTGGAAACTTTAATCCAATTGTCTGAATTCGACATGGAAAGCGCCTCTTAAACGCCCGGAACAGGAAAAACTTGAAATCTTTGGCCAATGCCTGTATCGGGACGGGTAATCCGCGACATTAAGACCGCAAAGGACAGGCAATGGCCCGTGTCACCGTAGAAGATTGCATTGATAAAGTAGACAACCGCTTCGAACTGGTTCTGTTGGCCAGCCACCGTGCGCGCCAGATTTCGCAGGGGTCGCAGATCACCATCGATCGCGACAACGACAAGAACCCTGTCGTTGCGCTGCGCGAAATCGCCGACGAAACGCTGTCGCCAGACGACCTGAAGGAAGACCTGATCCACTCGCTACAGAAGCATGTGGAAGTGGACGAGCCAGAGCCCGATCCGGTTTCGATCGCGGCTGCCGGTTCTTCCAGCGACGCGGAAGACGACGACGCTCCCGAGACTGTCAACTTCGACCAGATGTCGGAAGAAGATCTTCTCGCCGGCATCGAAGGCCTTGTGCCGCCGGAAAAGAACGACGACTATTGATTTTGCCGACGCGCAGCCGGGCAGGGACCGGTTACGCTCTGTAAAGCTTTGTCGTCATAATCTGAACCCAGATTATGCAGCAATGTGCGCCGGTCCAGATCGGCGCGCTTTTTTTTCGGGGCATCCCATACATGATGCGACAGTACGAACTCGTCGAACGGGTTCAAAAATACAAGCCTGAAGCCAATGAGGCCTTGTTGAACAAGGCCTATGTCTACGCCATGCAAAAGCACGGCCAGCAGAAGCGCGCCAACGGCGACCCTTATATTTCGCATCCGCTTGAAGTTGCGGCCATCCTCACCGAAATGCATCTGGACGAATCGACCATCGCGGTCGCGTTGCTGCATGACACCATCGAAGATACCAGCGCCACGCGCGCGGAAATCGATGATCTGTTCGGCGAAGATATCGGTCGCCTCGTGGAAGGGCTGACGAAGCTCAAGAAGCTTGATCTCGTTACCAAGAAAGCCAAGCAGGCCGAAAACCTGCGCAAGCTGCTGCTCGCGATTTCCGATGACGTGCGCGTTCTCCTGGTGAAGCTGGCGGACCGGCTCCACAATATGCGCACGATGGAGCATATGCCGGAGGACAAACGCAGCCGGATTTCCGAAGAGACGATGGAAATCTATGCGCCGCTGGCCGGACGCATGGGCATGCAGGACATGCGCGACGAGCTGGAAGACCTGTCCTTCCGCTATCTGAACCCCGAAGCCTTCGCGACGGTGACCAAGCGCCTTCAGGACCTCGAAGAGCACAATCAGGGCCTCATCAAGAAGATCGAAGACGAATTGCGCGAACTGCTGCTCGCCAATGGCGTCGAGGGTGCCTACGTCAAGGGTCGCCAGAAGAAGCCGCATTCGGTGTTTCGCAAGATGCAGTCGAAGTCGCTGTCCTTCGAGCAGCTATCCGACGTCTACGGCTTCCGTATTCTGGTGCAGGATATTCCCGCCTGCTATCGCGCCCTCGGCATCGTCCACACGCGCTGGCGCGTGGTGCCGGGGCGGTTCAAGGATTATATCTCGACGCCGAAGCAGAACGATTATCGCTCCATTCACACCACTATCGTCGGTCCTTCGCGCCAGCGTATCGAATTGCAGATCCGCACACAGCGCATGCACGAGATTGCCGAATTCGGCATTGCCGCGCATTCCCTCTACAAGGATGGCGAGATCGGTGATGGCGACGTGCTGTCGCCCGAATCCAATGCTTATTCGTGGCTGCGCCACACCATCGAGGCGCTGGCAGATGGAGACAGCCCGGAAGAGTTTCTGGAGCACACCAAGCTCGAACTGTTCCAGGATCAGGTCTTCTGCTTCACGCCCAAGGGCAAGCTGATCGCGCTGCCGCGCGGTGCGACACCCATCGACTTTGCCTATGCCGTGCACACCAATATCGGCGATACCACCGTTGGCGCCAAGATCAACGGGCGGATCATGCCGCTGGTCACGCGGCTCAACAATGGTGACGAGGTCGAGATCATCCGCTCTGGCGTGCAGGTCCCGCCTGCCGCTTGGGAGGAGGTGGTGGTGACCGGCAAGGCGCGCTCCGCCATTCGCCGCGCCACCCGCATGGCCATTCGCAAGCAATATGCCGGTCTCGGCTACCGTATTCTGGAGCGCACTTTCGAGCGCGCGGGCAAGCCGTTCTCGAGGGAAGGGCTCAAGCCCGTGCTGCATCGTCTGGCTCAGAAGGATGTCGAGGATGCGATTGCCGCCGTTGGCCGTGGCGAGGTTTCCTCGCTCGACGTGCTGCGCGCCGTCTACCCGGATTATCAGGATGAGCGCGTCACGGTGAAGATGACCGGCGACGACGGCTGGTTCAACATGCGCAGCGCATCCGGCATGGTCTTCAAGATACCCGGCAAATCACGCTCGGTACTGGAAGACGATGGTGCTGCCGAAGTGCTTGAAAGCCCCGACCCGCTGCCCATTCGCGGCCTGTCGGACAATGTCGAAGTGCATTTCGGTGCCGCCGGTGCCGTGCCGGGTGACCGTATCGTCGGCATCATGGAGAAGGGCAAGGGGATCACCATCTACCCGATCCAGTCGCCTGCGCTGCAACGCTTCGATGATGAGCCGGAGCGCTGGATCGACGTGCGCTGGGATCTGGATGAGGCCAACAAGTCGCGGTTCATGGCGCGGGTGATGATCAATGCGCTGAACGAGCCCGGCACGCTGGCGTCGGTCGCGCAATCCATCGCGACGCTGGATGTGAACATTCGCGGCCTCAACATGGTGCGCATCGGGACCGATTTCTCCGAACTGGCGCTCGATATCGAGGTGTGGGACCTGCGGCAGCTGAACCAGCTTCTGTCACAGCTCAAAGACCTGGATTGCGTCTCAACCGTCAAACGTGCCTTCGATTAAGGCAGTTTTGCTCAAATATTGAGCCTGAAGGCCGTCGCTATGCGCTCACTGCATGGCAGCGGCCTTGTCCTGTCTGTAGTCACCGGCGATAAACGGGACTATCTTCACTCCAGAAATCAAGAGCAAGACAAAGGCCAGCCGGGACAGACCCGATGATGTGGCCGATGCAACTGGAAAAGGAAAACACAATGTTTGGACCCCTTCGCAAGATCGCTCGCGCTGTTCGTGGCAAGACAACGCAGGAACGTGAATTCGATTACCTCAGCGACTCGGTATCGCGTATCGACCTGGAATTCCGCCAGCGCGAAGTCGACCGCGGCATGTTCCGCAAGTAATGCAAAAATGCATACCGGCTATGTCGGTATGTGACGTAGGGGAGCGCGTTCGATATGCGCTCCTGGGTGAGGTGCGGTTTCGCCCTTGGCGTAATCGAAACGATGCAATAAGTTCGCAATATGCCGTTTCGTCGCCGTACACCCGCCAGACCCATTGAAAGATTACGCGCCGTTGTGTGGCCGCGCATGGGTTTCCGCCGTTCGCTTCGATATCTGAAGCTGAGGCTCGTGCGGCTGTCTGCATCCCCATATTCCGTGGCGGCGGGAGTGGCGATTGGCGTGGCAGTCGCATGGACGCCCTT from the Agrobacterium vaccinii genome contains:
- a CDS encoding DUF3563 domain-containing protein, coding for MFGPLRKIARAVRGKTTQEREFDYLSDSVSRIDLEFRQREVDRGMFRK
- a CDS encoding RelA/SpoT family protein; protein product: MMRQYELVERVQKYKPEANEALLNKAYVYAMQKHGQQKRANGDPYISHPLEVAAILTEMHLDESTIAVALLHDTIEDTSATRAEIDDLFGEDIGRLVEGLTKLKKLDLVTKKAKQAENLRKLLLAISDDVRVLLVKLADRLHNMRTMEHMPEDKRSRISEETMEIYAPLAGRMGMQDMRDELEDLSFRYLNPEAFATVTKRLQDLEEHNQGLIKKIEDELRELLLANGVEGAYVKGRQKKPHSVFRKMQSKSLSFEQLSDVYGFRILVQDIPACYRALGIVHTRWRVVPGRFKDYISTPKQNDYRSIHTTIVGPSRQRIELQIRTQRMHEIAEFGIAAHSLYKDGEIGDGDVLSPESNAYSWLRHTIEALADGDSPEEFLEHTKLELFQDQVFCFTPKGKLIALPRGATPIDFAYAVHTNIGDTTVGAKINGRIMPLVTRLNNGDEVEIIRSGVQVPPAAWEEVVVTGKARSAIRRATRMAIRKQYAGLGYRILERTFERAGKPFSREGLKPVLHRLAQKDVEDAIAAVGRGEVSSLDVLRAVYPDYQDERVTVKMTGDDGWFNMRSASGMVFKIPGKSRSVLEDDGAAEVLESPDPLPIRGLSDNVEVHFGAAGAVPGDRIVGIMEKGKGITIYPIQSPALQRFDDEPERWIDVRWDLDEANKSRFMARVMINALNEPGTLASVAQSIATLDVNIRGLNMVRIGTDFSELALDIEVWDLRQLNQLLSQLKDLDCVSTVKRAFD
- the rpoZ gene encoding DNA-directed RNA polymerase subunit omega; its protein translation is MARVTVEDCIDKVDNRFELVLLASHRARQISQGSQITIDRDNDKNPVVALREIADETLSPDDLKEDLIHSLQKHVEVDEPEPDPVSIAAAGSSSDAEDDDAPETVNFDQMSEEDLLAGIEGLVPPEKNDDY